A window of the Brassica napus cultivar Da-Ae chromosome C5, Da-Ae, whole genome shotgun sequence genome harbors these coding sequences:
- the LOC125587924 gene encoding tyrosine-protein phosphatase RLPH2, whose protein sequence is MSQKPRTVICVGDIHGYITKLTNLWLNLQSALDPSQFTSALVIFLGDYCDRGPETRKVIDFLISLPEKHPEQTHVFLAGNHDFAFAAFLGLLPRPWDGSELKETWREYEESEEREGWYKGEGFEEMHLQGRRWAGKIKAQFNSVKGMAYKGSIYDAGTTFESYGVPHGSSDLMKAVPESHKKFLTNMVWVHEEDDVCVETEEGVKRCKLIAVHAGLEKGDSVEEQLKLLRAKDTSISKVPYLSGRRNVWDIPQELDDKETVLVSGHHGKLHMDGLRLIIDEGGGYPEKPVAAIVLPSKMIIRDTDNVSS, encoded by the exons ATGTCGCAAAAACCACGGACGGTGATATGCGTCGGAGACATCCATGGATACATCACCAAGCTCACCAACCTCTGGCTCAACCTCCAATCCGCCCTCGACCCATCACAATTCACCTCAGCCCTCGTCATCTTCCTCGGCGACTACTGCGACCGCGGACCGGAGACGCGTAAAGTCATCGACTTTCTGATCTCTCTCCCGGAGAAACACCCGGAGCAAACCCACGTCTTTCTCGCCGGGAACCACGACTTCGCCTTCGCGGCGTTTCTGGGTTTGCTGCCGCGTCCTTGGGACGGATCCGAGCTGAAGGAGACGTGGAGGGAGTACGAGGAGAGCGAGGAGAGGGAAGGTTGGTATAAAGGCGAAGGCTTTGAGGAGATGCATCTCCAAGGGAGGAGGTGGGCTGGTAAGATTAAGGCTCAGTTCAATTCCGTGAAAGGGATGGCTTATAAAGGATCTATTTATGATGCTGGGACTACTTTTGAATCTTATGGTGTTCCTCATGGATCTTCTG ATTTGATGAAGGCTGTGCCAGAGAGTCACAAGAAGTTCTTGACCAATATGGTTTGGGTCCATGAAGAG GATGATGTTTGTGTAGAGACCGAGGAAGGGGTAAAGCGTTGTAAGTTGATTGCTGTACATGCTGGTTTGGAGAAAGGGGACAGCGTTGAAGAACAACTAAAGCTGTTGAGAGCTAAAGACACGAGCATTTCGAAAGTACCGTATCTTAGCGGTCGGAGGAACGTTTGGGACATCCCACAG gAGCTGGATGATAAAGAGACTGTTTTAGTTAGCGGGCATCATGGGAAGCTTCATATGGATGGTCTGAGATTGATCATCGATGAAGGGGGTGGATACCCGGAAAAGCCTGTGGCTGCGATTGTTCTTCCTTCTAAGATGATTATCCGAGACACTGATAATGTTTCTAGCTGA
- the LOC125587351 gene encoding uncharacterized protein LOC125587351, whose product MAPRPNEWTQMQQFLEDFQENFQDNMRRTMAEAIQTGVQAGVQAAFAANAANAAQAAPRQRQNRHHNPIFEEHHDDSDDDNPFENNDNDDNPNHDRAQRRRNENGNRWTSGIKMEVPEFHGGSQPEDLLDWFVAVDEFLEFKDVPTNKQVPYVTTRFRGHAASWWNQLKISRTRRGKEKIVSWDKLKKHLRKTFIPYNFERLLFQKFHNIRQGTRSVDDYANEFYQMLTRVDIQDSEDQLVARFIAGLRQQLQTMLHQFDPSSVAEARQRALLVEQQTKFTTNSWTGNNRQRNNTTTDDNKTTAGTESGTRGNNRTTEAATNAPDTRPPARTSALRCFTCGENGHRQTACPNNGRRGLLANDREIIGEPIYDTDDDQNNDVEEEQVQGDTGTFLMIRRNCFAPKTDEAVQRTALFSSTCTVKGKICRFVIDSGCSANVVSEEAVRKLSLTREAHPHPYRLLWMQTGSEVYVSHRTLISLSIGTFYKDTMYCDIAPMDVSHIILGRPWQYDREVVHNGKLNTHSFMFQGRKITLLPSPETDPAIVKPTQQNSGQQNLLIISKAQFEQELRATSPFYALVIRAPSTPQQLSWPPAFGPLLDEFLDLFPDELPSGLPPLRDIQHHIDLQPNSTLPNRAHYRMSPEEHEELRRQVEELLVKGYVRESLSPCAVPALLIPKKDRSWRMCVDSRAINKITTRYRFPIPRLDDLLDQIGKASIFSKLDLKSGYHQIRIRPGDEWKTAFKTREGLFEWLVMPFGLSNAPSTFMRVMNQALRPFIGRFVVVYFDDILIFSTCLEDHLVHLRNVLLALRKEKLYIAKQNVSLGRLACSSWAMSSPLQVCKSTRTKLRLLLPGRHLQRSQKSVVSMV is encoded by the coding sequence ATGGCACCTCGTCCAAACGAATGGACACAGATGCAACAGTTCCTGGAAGACTTTCAGGAAAATTTTCAAGATAATATGAGAAGAACAATGGCTGAAGCAATTCAGACCGGAGTCCAGGCAGGAGTACAAGCAGCTTTCGCCGCCAATGCGGCAAACGCAGCTCAAGCAGCTCCACGCCAACGTCAAAACCGCCACCATAATCCTATTTTCGAAGAACACCACGACGATTCTGATGATGATAATCCGTTCGAAAACAACGACAACGACGACAACCCTAATCACGATCGTGCGCAACGACGTAGGAATGAAAACGGAAATCGATGGACGTCGGGTATCAAGATGGAAGTTCCAGAGTTTCATGGAGGTTCTCAACCAGAAGATCTACTTGATTGGTTTGTTGCGGTCGATGAGTTCCTCGAATTCAAAGATGTACCAACCAACAAACAAGTACCTTATGTGACAACTCGATTCCGCGGTCACGCCGCATCTTGGTggaatcaattaaaaatatcacGCACTCGCCGTGGTAAAGAGAAGATTGTCTCATGGGATAAACTTAAGAAACACTTACGCAAAACGTTCATTCCATATAACTTTGAGCGTCTGCTGTTTCAAAAGTTCCACAACATTCGCCAAGGCACGCGTTCTGTGGACGACTACGCGAACGAGTTTTATCAGATGCTGACTCGTGTGGACATTCAAGACTCAGAAGATCAGCTTGTAGCTCGCTTTATCGCAGGTCTACGGCAACAATTGCAGACCATGTTACACCAGTTTGATCCTTCGTCCGTGGCAGAAGCTAGACAACGAGCATTGTTGGTAGAGCAACAAACAAAATTCACGACAAATTCATGGACCGGAAACAATCGGCAGCGCAACAATACGACCACCGATGACAACAAAACAACCGCAGGGACGGAATCAGGAACACGCGGAAATAATCGTACAACAGAAGCCGCTACAAACGCCCCTGATACACGCCCTCCAGCACGCACTAGCGCGTTACGATGTTTCACATGTGGGGAAAACGGCCATCGACAAACCGCTTGTCCCAATAACGGTCGTAGAGGTTTATTAGCGAATGACAGAGAAATCATCGGTGAGCCTATTTACGATACGGACGATGATCAAAACAATGATGTTGAAGAAGAACAGGTTCAGGGAGATACGGGCACTTTCCTCATGATTCGGCGAAATTGTTTCGCTCCTAAGACTGACGAAGCCGTACAACGAACCGCACTGTTTAGCTCGACCTGTACAGTCAAAGGGAAGATATGTCGCTTTGTTATTGATTCGGGATGTTCGGCTAATGTAGTGTCCGAGGAAGCAGTACGCAAGCTTTCTCTAACAAGGGAAGCACACCCACATCCTTATCGACTTTTATGGATGCAAACAGGCTCCGAGGTCTACGTCTCTCATCGCACATTGATTTCACTGTCCATTGGTACTTTCTACAAAGATACCATGTACTGCGATATTGCTCCAATGGATGTCTCTCACATCATTCTCGGGAGACCCTGGCAGTACGACAGAGAAGTAGTTCACAATGGCAAGTTAAACACACACTCCTTTATGTTCCAAGGACGAAAGATCACCTTACTTCCGTCCCCGGAGACAGATCCAGCGATCGTCAAACCCACACAGCAAAACTCAGGACAGCAAAACTTACTGATCATCTCCAAAGCCCAGTTTGAGCAAGAATTACGAGCAACATCTCCTTTCTATGCTCTGGTCATCCGCGCTCCGTCAACACCACAACAACTATCTTGGCCGCCGGCCTTTGGTCCACTTTTAGATGAGTTCTTGGATCTTTTCCCGGATGAGCTTCCATCAGGACTTCCACCACTCCGTGATATTCAACATCACATAGACCTCCAACCAAATTCGACATTACCAAATCGTGCGCATTACCGAATGAGCCCCGAGGAACACGAGGAACTCCGCAGACAGGTGGAAGAACTATTAGTTAAAGGCTACGTCCGCGAAAGCTTAAGTCCGTGTGCCGTACCAGCACTCCTTATACCAAAAAAAGACCGTTCATGGCGTATGTGCGTTGATAGCCGGGCGATAAACAAAATTACTACTCGCTATAGGTTCCCAATTCCTCGTCTGGATGATCTCCTTGATCAAATCGGAAAAGCCTCAATTTTTTCGAAACTTGATCTCAAAAGCGGGTATCATCAAATTCGTATTCGTCCTGgggatgagtggaaaactgccttCAAAACTAGGGAAGGCCTTTTTGAATGGCTTGTCATGCCGTTCGGATTATCTAATGCTCCTAGCACGTTCATGAGAGTTATGAACCAAGCCCTCCGACCCTTTATTGGGCGATTTGTCGTCGTATACTTCGACGATATATTGATATTCAGTACATGCTTGGAGGATCACTTAGTTCACCTACGCAATGTTCTCCTTGCGTTACGAAAAGAAAAGCTTTATATAGCCAAACAAAATGTGAGTTTGGGACGTCTAGCGTGCTCTTCTTGGGCTATGTCGTCTCCGCTGCAGGTCTGCAAGTCGACCCGGACAAAGTTGCGGCTGTTGCTACCTGGCCGACACCTACAACGATCACAGAAGTCCGTAGTTTCCATGGTCTAG